One genomic region from Paramicrobacterium agarici encodes:
- a CDS encoding Na+/H+ antiporter subunit D, producing MIASLLPLVVAIPLLGAAVTLALGRRTRLQVIVSTLSLVLVTVLSLALMFDVDTNGTAVVHIGGWDAPWGIVLVADRLSAIMLLISSLMLLGVLIFSIGQGIVDQNDEETPVSIFHPTYLVLAAGVFDAFVAGDLFNLYVAFEMLLSASYVLLTLGGTGARIRAGVTYIVVSLVSSIIFLAAIALIYGATGTVTIALISERIRDLPMDIQMILCVALLMAFCIKAAVFPLSFWLPDSYPTAPAPVTAVFAGLLTKVGVYAIIRTDNVLFVDVPLRVPLMIVAFFTLLIGILGALAQADIKRLLSFTLVSHIGYMIFGIAIGGVHALSATIYYIVHHIAVQTTLFLAAGLVERVGGSTSISRLGGVLKASPMVAVLFFIGAMNLGGIPPFSGFLGKLALFQAGLEQADWLIYVLVAAGAATSLLTLYALVRVWNMGFWRSRNEVRGYSSPLLASLSESPDDSGSVMTKSISKLMLGATTGLVAVTVALTLLAGPLFGYTDRAADNLSDPGNYVSAVFGGGER from the coding sequence ATGATCGCCTCTCTTCTGCCGCTCGTCGTCGCCATTCCGCTGCTTGGCGCGGCCGTCACACTCGCGCTCGGGCGCCGCACGCGACTTCAGGTGATCGTGAGCACGCTGAGCCTCGTGCTCGTGACGGTGCTGAGCCTCGCCCTGATGTTCGACGTCGACACGAACGGCACCGCCGTCGTGCACATCGGCGGGTGGGATGCTCCGTGGGGGATTGTGCTCGTCGCCGACCGGCTGTCGGCCATCATGCTCCTGATCTCGTCGCTCATGCTGCTCGGCGTTCTCATCTTCTCGATCGGTCAGGGCATCGTCGATCAGAACGACGAGGAGACGCCGGTCTCGATCTTCCACCCGACCTACCTCGTGCTGGCCGCTGGCGTGTTCGACGCGTTCGTCGCGGGCGACCTGTTCAACCTCTACGTCGCCTTCGAGATGCTGCTCTCGGCGAGCTACGTGCTGCTCACGCTCGGAGGCACGGGTGCGCGCATCCGAGCGGGAGTGACGTACATCGTCGTCAGCCTCGTATCGTCGATCATCTTTCTCGCCGCCATCGCGCTCATCTATGGCGCGACAGGAACCGTGACGATCGCGCTCATCTCCGAGCGCATCCGCGACCTGCCGATGGACATCCAGATGATCCTGTGCGTCGCACTGCTTATGGCGTTCTGCATCAAGGCGGCCGTGTTCCCACTGTCGTTCTGGCTTCCCGACTCGTACCCGACCGCGCCCGCGCCGGTCACCGCTGTGTTCGCCGGGTTGCTCACTAAGGTGGGCGTCTACGCGATCATCCGCACCGACAACGTGCTCTTCGTCGACGTTCCGCTGAGAGTGCCGCTCATGATCGTCGCGTTCTTCACGCTGCTCATCGGCATTCTCGGCGCTCTCGCGCAAGCCGACATCAAGCGGCTGCTGTCGTTCACGCTCGTGAGCCACATCGGGTACATGATCTTCGGCATCGCCATCGGGGGAGTCCATGCGCTCTCGGCGACGATCTACTACATCGTGCACCACATTGCCGTGCAGACCACGCTGTTTCTCGCCGCGGGGCTCGTGGAGCGCGTGGGCGGGTCGACATCGATCTCTCGGCTCGGCGGCGTACTGAAAGCATCCCCCATGGTGGCTGTACTGTTCTTCATCGGCGCCATGAACCTGGGCGGCATCCCACCGTTCTCGGGATTTCTCGGCAAGCTCGCGCTGTTCCAAGCCGGTCTTGAGCAGGCGGATTGGCTCATCTACGTGCTCGTCGCCGCGGGCGCCGCCACGTCGCTGCTCACGCTGTACGCCCTTGTTCGCGTGTGGAACATGGGGTTCTGGCGCAGCCGCAACGAGGTGAGGGGCTACTCGTCTCCGCTACTCGCATCGCTGAGCGAGAGCCCCGACGACTCCGGCAGCGTCATGACCAAGAGCATCTCGAAGCTCATGCTCGGCGCGACGACGGGGCTCGTCGCCGTGACCGTCGCGCTCACGCTGCTCGCCGGGCCGCTGTTCGGCTACACCGACAGGGCCGCAGACAACCTGAGCGACCCCGGCAACTACGTGAGCGCCGTCTTCGGGGGAGGTGAGCGATGA
- a CDS encoding sodium:proton antiporter, which yields MTASLTLVIIMAVLYAAGVYVMLERSLTRVLIGFLLVGNATNILIFIMSGPSGSAPIVSDSTADAPMVDALPQVLMLTAIVINFGITAFLLALIYRSWWLARLGDRGDTVPDEHASDTEQTTEATFDAVDVDDQAIQDLLDASDEHVDDDSDTTRGDR from the coding sequence ATGACAGCATCCCTCACCCTCGTGATCATCATGGCCGTGCTGTACGCAGCCGGCGTCTACGTCATGCTCGAGCGCAGCCTCACGCGCGTGCTCATCGGGTTTCTGCTCGTGGGCAACGCCACGAACATTCTCATCTTCATCATGAGCGGGCCGAGCGGGTCGGCGCCGATCGTGAGCGATTCGACGGCGGATGCTCCCATGGTTGACGCGCTGCCTCAGGTGCTCATGCTCACGGCCATCGTGATCAACTTCGGCATCACGGCATTTCTGCTCGCGCTCATCTACCGGTCGTGGTGGCTCGCGAGGCTCGGCGATCGCGGAGACACCGTGCCCGACGAGCACGCGTCAGACACCGAACAGACCACAGAGGCCACGTTCGACGCCGTCGACGTCGACGATCAGGCCATTCAAGACCTGCTCGACGCGAGCGACGAGCACGTCGACGACGACTCCGACACGACGAGAGGGGACCGATGA